A single region of the Garra rufa chromosome 6, GarRuf1.0, whole genome shotgun sequence genome encodes:
- the tspan5b gene encoding tetraspanin-5: MSGKHFNVHEVGCCIKYFIFGFNIIFWLLGVAFLSVALWAWSEKGVLSNISSITDLGGFDPVWLFLVVGGVMFVLGFAGCIGALRENSFLLKFFSVFLGIIFFLELTAGVLAFVFKDWIKDQLKFFINNNIRAYRDDIDLQNLIDFTQDYWECCGAFGPEDWNLNIYFNCTDTNLSREKCGVPFSCCTKDPAEDVINTQCGYDIRAKGDNEQKMFIHTKGCVPQFEKWLQENLTVVAGIFIGIALLQIFGICLAQNLLSDIEAVRESCLFT, encoded by the exons ATGTCAGGAAAACACTTCAACGTGCACGAAGTGGGCTGTTGCATCAAATACTTCATATTTggatttaatattatattttgg CTGCTCGGGGTGGCGTTCCTGTCCGTGGCTCTGTGGGCCTGGAGTGAGAAG GGGGTTCTCTCCAACATCTCCTCCATCACAGATCTGGGTGGGTTTGACCCAGTGTGGCTGTTTCTGGTCGTGGGTGGGGTGATGTTCGTGCTTGGCTTCGCAGGATGCATCGGTGCTCTGAGGGAAAACTCCTTCCTACTTAAGTTT TTTTCTGTTTTTCTGGGAATCATATTTTTCCTGGAGTTGACAGCGGGAGTCTTGGCGTTTGTCTTTAAGGACTGGATTAAAGACCAGCTCAAGTTCTTCATTAACAACAACATAAGAGCATACAGAGATGACATTGACCTACAGAATCTCATCGACTTCACACAAGATTAT TGGGAGTGTTGCGGAGCCTTCGGGCCTGAAGACTGGAATCTGAATATTTACTTTAATTGTACTGACACTAATCTGAGCAGAGAGAAATGTGGAGTTCCCTTTTCCTGCTGCACCAAGGACCCTGCT GAGGATGTGATAAACACACAGTGTGGATATGACATTCGAGCGAAAGGT GACAACGAACAGAAGATGTTTATACACACAAAAGGATGTGTACCGCAGTTTGAGAAATGGTTACAGGAGAATTTAACCGTAGTTGCCGGAATCTTCATAGGAATTGCACTTCTGCAG